The following proteins are co-located in the Frigidibacter mobilis genome:
- a CDS encoding oligopeptide/dipeptide ABC transporter ATP-binding protein: MTTPLLQAIGLQKHFALGPKRPFGKPLKLHAVDGVDLTIAPGEAVGLVGESGCGKSTLARLVSRLLDPTSGELLLEGREISNQTTADFARSDRRRMIQMVFQDPTESLNPRFTVFDLIADPVRTLLPHGGSAALRARVEAAAEAVNLPLALLDRFAHQLSGGQKARVGIARALVVEPRLLVLDEPTSALDVSVQATVLQLLDRLRRERGIALLFVSHDLNVVRLLCSRIIVMYLGQVVESGASEQVYSAPSHPYTKALLSAIPSLRVHRRERVKLEGDPQSPISPSTTRCRFCGRCPVERPECRQTMPELRRLAEEGRQVRCHFAEAPQRDQFAAI; this comes from the coding sequence ATGACCACGCCCTTGCTGCAGGCCATTGGGCTGCAAAAGCACTTTGCCCTTGGGCCGAAACGCCCCTTCGGCAAACCGCTGAAGCTTCATGCCGTGGATGGCGTGGACCTGACGATTGCCCCTGGAGAGGCGGTGGGTCTTGTCGGTGAATCCGGTTGCGGGAAATCCACCCTCGCCCGGCTGGTCAGCCGGCTGCTGGACCCGACATCGGGCGAGTTGCTGCTGGAGGGGCGCGAGATCAGCAACCAAACCACCGCGGATTTTGCCCGCTCTGACCGGCGGCGGATGATCCAGATGGTATTTCAGGACCCGACCGAAAGCCTGAACCCGCGCTTCACCGTGTTTGACCTGATCGCCGATCCGGTCCGCACACTTCTGCCGCACGGCGGATCCGCTGCGCTGCGGGCGCGGGTGGAGGCTGCAGCCGAGGCGGTGAACCTTCCGCTAGCGCTGCTGGACCGCTTTGCGCACCAGCTGTCGGGCGGGCAGAAGGCGCGCGTCGGCATCGCCCGCGCGCTTGTGGTGGAGCCGAGGCTGCTGGTTCTGGACGAGCCGACCTCGGCGCTGGATGTCTCGGTGCAGGCGACGGTGCTGCAGCTTCTGGACCGGCTGCGCCGAGAGCGGGGGATCGCACTGCTGTTCGTCAGCCACGATCTGAACGTGGTCCGGCTTTTGTGCAGCAGGATCATCGTGATGTATCTGGGGCAGGTGGTGGAAAGCGGGGCGTCGGAGCAGGTCTATTCCGCACCGTCCCATCCCTACACAAAGGCGCTCTTGTCCGCGATCCCGTCGCTTCGCGTACATCGGCGCGAAAGGGTGAAGCTGGAAGGCGACCCGCAAAGCCCGATCAGCCCGTCCACCACGCGCTGCCGCTTCTGCGGCCGCTGCCCGGTGGAGCGCCCCGAATGTCGCCAGACAATGCCAGAGTTGCGGAGGCTGGCGGAGGAGGGGCGGCAGGTCCGGTGCCACTTTGCCGAGGCACCGCAGAGAGACCAGTTCGCAGCTATCTGA
- a CDS encoding ABC transporter permease: MKSRALQDRWDVIRHVVGGNPVNLVAFMLFALILLTALLGPSLAPQDPLATNAGFALQAPSRQFWFGTDQLGRDIFSRVLVATRLDLLIAFGAVGLSCLLGSLIGAMIGYWGGFWDGAISRVVDVLMAFPLFVLAMATVAALGNTVANVIYATAVINLPFYIRLARAEVRVRRGLGYVEAARVGGSGDWRILCRFLIPNIASPLVIQASVNLGWAVLNAAGLSFLGLGVRPPTPEWGIMVAEGARFIASGEWWVAAFPGLALMVTVFTFNLAGDALRDILDPRMRT, encoded by the coding sequence ATGAAAAGCCGCGCCCTGCAGGACCGTTGGGATGTGATCCGCCATGTGGTGGGGGGAAATCCGGTCAACCTTGTCGCCTTCATGCTGTTCGCGCTGATCTTGCTGACGGCACTCCTTGGCCCGTCGCTGGCGCCGCAGGATCCGCTGGCAACCAATGCTGGCTTTGCGCTGCAGGCTCCCTCGAGGCAGTTCTGGTTCGGGACCGACCAACTCGGCCGGGACATCTTTTCCCGCGTGCTGGTGGCAACACGGCTGGATCTGCTGATCGCCTTTGGCGCGGTGGGGCTGTCTTGCCTGCTGGGCTCGCTGATCGGGGCGATGATCGGCTATTGGGGCGGGTTCTGGGACGGTGCCATTTCCCGCGTCGTCGATGTGCTGATGGCCTTTCCGCTGTTCGTGCTGGCGATGGCGACGGTGGCCGCGCTTGGCAACACCGTTGCGAATGTCATCTATGCGACCGCGGTCATCAACTTGCCCTTCTACATCCGCCTTGCGCGGGCCGAGGTGCGGGTGCGCCGTGGCCTTGGTTATGTCGAGGCGGCGCGGGTCGGTGGATCGGGGGACTGGCGCATCCTGTGCCGTTTCCTGATCCCGAACATCGCCTCGCCGCTGGTCATTCAGGCCTCGGTCAATCTGGGCTGGGCGGTGCTGAACGCGGCGGGTTTGTCCTTCCTGGGCCTCGGGGTGCGCCCGCCCACACCCGAATGGGGAATTATGGTGGCCGAGGGCGCGCGCTTCATCGCGTCTGGCGAATGGTGGGTTGCGGCCTTTCCAGGCCTGGCGCTGATGGTCACCGTCTTCACCTTCAACCTGGCGGGGGATGCGCTGCGCGATATTCTGGACCCGAGGATGCGGACATGA
- a CDS encoding LacI family DNA-binding transcriptional regulator — MSKLIDLYRPVWKDRHRRRIMRSPTLHDVARSAGVSYSTADRVLNGRGGVAEKSAQRVLRAIEELGYRRDIHAANLSRRRNYRFLPTFSK; from the coding sequence ATGTCAAAATTGATTGACCTCTACCGTCCTGTCTGGAAGGATCGGCACAGGAGGAGAATCATGCGGAGCCCCACGCTACATGACGTAGCGCGGTCAGCAGGTGTCAGTTATTCGACAGCTGATCGCGTTTTGAATGGACGGGGCGGGGTCGCGGAGAAATCTGCACAGCGTGTTCTGCGTGCAATCGAGGAATTGGGGTACCGGCGTGATATTCATGCTGCCAATCTGTCGCGGCGCCGCAATTACCGTTTTCTCCCCACATTCTCCAAGTAA
- a CDS encoding ABC transporter ATP-binding protein, whose protein sequence is MTAPLLSVQNLTVDFTTRSGMVHVLEDVSFNIGAGEIIGIIGESGSGKSVTAYTVMGILDPAARIRSGRIAFEGTDVLQMDRRARDNWRGKEASIIFQNPRTALNPIRAVGDQIADVIARHTPARAAEVREQAIAALKQVRIPDPVRRMAAFPFELSGGLCQRIGIAIALACAPKLLIADEPTTGLDVTTQAVIMDLIRALASERGMSVALITHDLALASEYCDRIVIMHAGHVVETARTTDIITRSRHPYTARLLRSVPSLVDQIDELQAIEGLLPDLRRADLPPCRFAERCDRRLPACDAGKLEAAPAGTGHTVACRNPL, encoded by the coding sequence ATGACCGCCCCGCTTCTGTCCGTGCAAAACTTGACGGTCGATTTCACCACCCGGTCCGGCATGGTGCATGTGCTCGAGGATGTGTCCTTCAACATCGGAGCGGGCGAGATCATCGGCATCATCGGCGAGTCCGGGTCGGGCAAGTCGGTGACGGCCTATACGGTGATGGGTATCCTTGACCCTGCCGCGCGCATCCGGTCGGGCCGGATCGCCTTTGAGGGGACGGATGTTCTGCAGATGGATCGCCGGGCCCGCGACAACTGGCGCGGCAAGGAAGCCTCGATCATTTTCCAGAACCCGCGCACTGCGCTGAACCCGATCCGTGCCGTGGGCGACCAGATTGCCGATGTCATCGCCCGCCACACGCCCGCCCGCGCGGCCGAGGTGCGCGAGCAGGCTATCGCCGCGTTGAAACAGGTGCGCATCCCGGACCCAGTGCGCCGGATGGCCGCCTTTCCGTTCGAGCTGTCGGGCGGGCTCTGCCAGCGGATCGGCATTGCCATCGCGCTGGCCTGCGCGCCGAAACTGCTGATCGCGGATGAACCGACCACCGGGCTTGATGTGACGACGCAGGCGGTGATCATGGACCTGATCCGCGCGCTGGCGAGCGAGCGGGGCATGTCGGTCGCGCTGATTACGCATGATCTGGCGCTTGCCTCGGAATATTGCGACCGGATCGTCATCATGCATGCCGGCCATGTGGTCGAAACCGCCAGGACCACGGATATCATAACCCGTTCGCGCCACCCCTACACGGCGCGGCTGCTGCGCTCTGTCCCCTCGCTTGTGGATCAGATCGACGAGTTGCAGGCCATCGAAGGCTTGCTTCCCGACCTGCGCCGTGCCGATTTGCCTCCCTGCCGCTTTGCCGAACGCTGCGACCGCCGTCTGCCAGCCTGCGATGCGGGCAAGCTGGAGGCCGCGCCGGCCGGTACCGGCCATACCGTCGCTTGCAGGAACCCGCTATGA